Proteins encoded by one window of Chanos chanos chromosome 7, fChaCha1.1, whole genome shotgun sequence:
- the rbpjb gene encoding recombination signal binding protein for immunoglobulin kappa J region b isoform X1: MRNYLKERGDQTVLILHAKVAQKSYGNEKRFFCPPPCVYLMGSGWKKKKEQMEREGCSDQESQPCVFIGIGNSDQEMQQLNLDGKSYCTAKTLYISDSDKRKHFMLSVKMFYGNSADIGVFLSKRIKVISKPSKKKQSLKNADLCIASGTKVALFNRLRSQTVSTRYLHVEGGNFHASSQQWGAFYIHLLDDEESEGEEFTVRDGYIHYGQTVKLVCSVTGMALPRLIIRKVDKQTALLDADDPVSQLHKCAFYLKDTERMYLCLSQERIIQFQATPCPKEPNKEMINDGASWTIISTDKAEYTFYEGMGPVHCPVTPVPVVESLQLNGGGDVAMLELTGQNFTPNLRVWFGDVEAETMYRCAESMLCVVPDISAFREGWRWVRQPVQVPVTLVRNDGIIYSTTLTFTYTPEPGPRPHCSAAGAILRAGNSSLLSATANSGAAATGLNSSDTAQYGANSAANPGGVTASSSTATAAVVS, translated from the exons gttctTCTGTCCTCCTCCGTGTGTGTACCTGATGGGCAGTGgctggaaaaagaagaaggagcagatggagagagaaggtTGTTCAGACCAGGAGTCTCAGCCCTGTGTCTTCATCGGCATTGGGAACAGCGATCAGGAGATGCAGCAGCTCAACTTGGATGGAAag AGCTACTGTACGGCCAAGACGCTGTACATCTCCGACTCAGACAAACGCAAGCACTTCATGCTGTCTGTGAAGATGTTCTATGGCAACAGCGCCGACATCGGAGTCTTCCTCAGCAAACGCATCAAGGTCATATCCAAGCCCtccaaaaagaaacagtcacTGAAGAATGCCGACC tgtgtatagcGTCTGGCACAAAGGTGGCACTGTTTAACAGGTTGCGTTCTCAGACGGTCAGTACTCGTTACCTACACGTAGAGGGAGGAAACTTTCACGCCAGTTCACAACAGTGGGGAGCCTTCTACATACACCTCT tgGACGATGAGGAGTCAGAAGGGGAGGAGTTTACTGTGAGAGATGGATACATCCACTACGGCCAGACCGTCAAACTTGTGTGTTCAGTCACCGGCATGGCCCTGCCACGACTG atcaTTCGTAAGGTGGATAAGCAGACGGCTCTGCTGGATGCTGATGACCCTGTGTCACAGCTGCATAAATGTGCCTTCTACCTGAAGGACACGGAGCGCATGTACCTGTGCCTTTCTCAAGAGAGGATCATCCAGTTTCAA gccACTCCATGCCCAAAGGAACCAAATAAAGAGATGATAAACGATGGAGCGTCGTGGACAATCATCAGTACGGATAAGGCAGAGTACACCTTCTACGAGGGCATGGGCCCTGTACACTGCCCCGTCACGCCTGTACCTGTGGTCGAAAGTCtacag ctAAACGGTGGAGGAGACGTAGCTATGCTGGAGCTGACGGGACAGAACTTCACTCCAAATCTGAGGGTATGGTTTGGGGATGTGGAAGCAGAGACCATGTACAG GTGTGCTGAGAGCATGCTGTGCGTAGTACCAGACATCTCTGCATTCCGCGAGGGCTGGCGGTGGGTCCGGCAGCCGGTGCAGGTTCCGGTGACGCTGGTTCGGAACGACGGGATCATCTACTCCACCACGCTCACCTTCACGTACACGCCGGAGCCCGGGCCGCGACCTCACTGCAGCGCCGCCGGAGCCATCCTCCGAGCCGGCAACAGCAGCCTGCTCTCGGCGACGGCTAACAGCGGCGCCGCGGCGACCGGCCTCAACAGCTCAGACACGGCACAGTACGGCGCCAACAGCGCGGCGAATCCGGGCGGAGTCACGGCGTCGTCCTCCACCGCCACCGCCGCCGTGGtgtcctaa
- the rbpjb gene encoding recombination signal binding protein for immunoglobulin kappa J region b isoform X2, whose translation MRNYLKERGDQTVLILHAKVAQKSYGNEKRFFCPPPCVYLMGSGWKKKKEQMEREGCSDQESQPCVFIGIGNSDQEMQQLNLDGKSYCTAKTLYISDSDKRKHFMLSVKMFYGNSADIGVFLSKRIKVISKPSKKKQSLKNADLCIASGTKVALFNRLRSQTVSTRYLHVEGGNFHASSQQWGAFYIHLLDDEESEGEEFTVRDGYIHYGQTVKLVCSVTGMALPRLIIRKVDKQTALLDADDPVSQLHKCAFYLKDTERMYLCLSQERIIQFQATPCPKEPNKEMINDGASWTIISTDKAEYTFYEGMGPVHCPVTPVPVVESLQLNGGGDVAMLELTGQNFTPNLRVWFGDVEAETMYRCAESMLCVVPDISAFREGWRWVRQPVQVPVTLVRNDGIIYSTTLTFTYTPEPGPRPHCSAAGAILRAGNSSLLSATANSVTASSSTATAAVVS comes from the exons gttctTCTGTCCTCCTCCGTGTGTGTACCTGATGGGCAGTGgctggaaaaagaagaaggagcagatggagagagaaggtTGTTCAGACCAGGAGTCTCAGCCCTGTGTCTTCATCGGCATTGGGAACAGCGATCAGGAGATGCAGCAGCTCAACTTGGATGGAAag AGCTACTGTACGGCCAAGACGCTGTACATCTCCGACTCAGACAAACGCAAGCACTTCATGCTGTCTGTGAAGATGTTCTATGGCAACAGCGCCGACATCGGAGTCTTCCTCAGCAAACGCATCAAGGTCATATCCAAGCCCtccaaaaagaaacagtcacTGAAGAATGCCGACC tgtgtatagcGTCTGGCACAAAGGTGGCACTGTTTAACAGGTTGCGTTCTCAGACGGTCAGTACTCGTTACCTACACGTAGAGGGAGGAAACTTTCACGCCAGTTCACAACAGTGGGGAGCCTTCTACATACACCTCT tgGACGATGAGGAGTCAGAAGGGGAGGAGTTTACTGTGAGAGATGGATACATCCACTACGGCCAGACCGTCAAACTTGTGTGTTCAGTCACCGGCATGGCCCTGCCACGACTG atcaTTCGTAAGGTGGATAAGCAGACGGCTCTGCTGGATGCTGATGACCCTGTGTCACAGCTGCATAAATGTGCCTTCTACCTGAAGGACACGGAGCGCATGTACCTGTGCCTTTCTCAAGAGAGGATCATCCAGTTTCAA gccACTCCATGCCCAAAGGAACCAAATAAAGAGATGATAAACGATGGAGCGTCGTGGACAATCATCAGTACGGATAAGGCAGAGTACACCTTCTACGAGGGCATGGGCCCTGTACACTGCCCCGTCACGCCTGTACCTGTGGTCGAAAGTCtacag ctAAACGGTGGAGGAGACGTAGCTATGCTGGAGCTGACGGGACAGAACTTCACTCCAAATCTGAGGGTATGGTTTGGGGATGTGGAAGCAGAGACCATGTACAG GTGTGCTGAGAGCATGCTGTGCGTAGTACCAGACATCTCTGCATTCCGCGAGGGCTGGCGGTGGGTCCGGCAGCCGGTGCAGGTTCCGGTGACGCTGGTTCGGAACGACGGGATCATCTACTCCACCACGCTCACCTTCACGTACACGCCGGAGCCCGGGCCGCGACCTCACTGCAGCGCCGCCGGAGCCATCCTCCGAGCCGGCAACAGCAGCCTGCTCTCGGCGACGGCTAACAGCG TCACGGCGTCGTCCTCCACCGCCACCGCCGCCGTGGtgtcctaa